One stretch of Chiroxiphia lanceolata isolate bChiLan1 chromosome 1, bChiLan1.pri, whole genome shotgun sequence DNA includes these proteins:
- the LOC116787604 gene encoding LOW QUALITY PROTEIN: sterile alpha motif domain-containing protein 9-like (The sequence of the model RefSeq protein was modified relative to this genomic sequence to represent the inferred CDS: inserted 6 bases in 5 codons; substituted 3 bases at 3 genomic stop codons), with protein sequence MDTPEQIQRRLTTMIICHTMELPLDSTSWQXERAADIRKIISFLSQKDVKQNGKFLIVFLLLSRVEDSADPLTETFMTFYQELKGLEDMVYICIGAGTYQXWKDLLHARGVSEEALSKKCVSNVTLEMVNGTITKLAPHTRSSERLLPSVGHSTVLLPKKKXSMAALEIPCENECKGTGIQNDEDKFQNFLKEWEEEFYQGGKVSWWNFYFSSENYASEFIRRDSYEKFEDLIVSSSNSVNEPPVKIINLYHHPGCGGTTLSMHILWNFRKQFKCPVLKNKQSNIGTQVTTLLTFGTNDDTDYLPVLFLVDDFEEQENVDVLQKKIQTAITEKYLWYGKRVVIILNCVRSQKPDESLTINSLNSVPIKRVLSEKEQRAFDQKLEDIEKXYSNPDHFYSFMIMKKNFDPQYIEKVVKNTLHNLNTASKPAQLACYLTLLNSYVKKSTISISLCEXILGKNSQVVGFRKDKLIENMGICSNILISDQVHVHMKYKCLRIIHPLIVSHCLTELKLTYGLIKSAITLKLLKEDSFYKTSLKPDKLICDIQTLLLAKQRKEHGDESDTSFSPLIEAIHKEEKSGDVEYVLEQAFFRFEQNGYICQALARFYIKERKYDSALNWDETAKXRAPHNSYISDTQGQIFKSQLEMGXGAKSAAQTAGKLEHLLELAKSASQAFQESQRQAKMQSXEQDLQYQNLKRKFQIYKTAGYLGEIETGLYVIDVLWHVPIFSKKDLTV encoded by the exons aTGGACACACCAGAGCAAATCCAGAGAAGACTCACAACAATGATCATCTGCCATACAATG GAACTACCATTGGATTCCACTTCATGGCAATGAGAAAGAGCTGCTGacatcagaaaaattatttcctttctttcacaaaaagacgtaaagcaaaatggaaagtttttaatagtgtttcttttgctttccagagTGGAAGATTCAGCGGATCCCCTTACTGAAACTTTTATGACATTTTACCAAGAATTAAAGGGACTAGAAGACATGGTCTACATTTGCATCGGTGCAGGTACATACCAGTGATGGAAAGATCTTCTGCATGCTAGAGGTGTCAGTGAGGAAGCACTCTcaaagaaatgtgtttctaaTGTAACACTGGAAATGGTAAATGGTACCATCACAAAACTAGCACCACATACACGGTCTTCTGAAAGACTTCTGCCCTCTGTTGGTCATTCTACTGTTCTTCTCCCAAAGAAGA GTTCCATGGCAGCACTAGAAATACCTTGTGAAAATGAATGCAAAGGCACAGGAATACAGAATGATGAagataaatttcaaaatttcctgAAAGAGTGGGAAGAAGAGTTTTATCAAGGTGGTAAAGTATCATGGTGGaatttctacttttcttctgaaaactaTGCTTCAGAATTTATCAGAAGGGACAGTTATGAAAAGTTTGAAGACCTAATTGTATCTTCATCTAACAGTGTTAATGAACCACCTGTAAAAATTATCAACCTTTACCACCACCCAGGATGTGGTGGTACAACATTATCTATGCATATCCTTTGGAATTTCCGGAAGCAATTCAAATGTCctgttctgaaaaacaaacaaagtaaTATTGGAACACAGGTGACAACTTTACTCACCTTTGGAACAAATGATGACACAGACTATTTACCAGTATTATTTCTTGTGGATGATTTTGAAGAGCAAGAAAATGTTGatgttctgcagaaaaaaattcagacagctataacagaaaaatacctttGGTATGGAAAACGTGTAGTGATCATTCTAAACTGTGTGAGATCTCAGAAGCCTGACGAAAGTTTGACAATCAATTCCCTGAACAGTGTTCCTATAAAACGTGTGCTTTCTGAGAAAGAGCAAAGGGCCTTTGATCAAAAACTAGAAGATATTGAAAA ATATTCAAATCCTGACCATTTCTATTCATTTATGattatgaagaaaaactttGATCCACAGTATATAGAAAAAGTGGTAAAAAATACCTTGCATAACTTGAATACTGCCTCTAAACCAGCACAGCTTGCTTGCTATCTAACACTGTTAAACTCATATGTAAAAAAATCTACAATTTCAATATCACTATGTG GAATCctaggaaaaaattctcaagTCGTAGGCTtcagaaaagataaattaatagaaaatatgGGAATTTGTTCCAATATTCTAATATCTGATCAGGTACATGTACACATGAAATACAAATGTCTTCGTATCATTCATCCATTGATAGTATCTCACTGCCTAACAGAATTGAAACTAACCTATGGCTTGATTAAAAGTGCAATTACATTAAAGTTATTGAAAGAAGATTCATTTTATAAGACTTCATTAAAGCCAGACAAACTTATTTGTGATATACAAACCCTGCTGCTTGCTAAGCAGCGCAAGGAACATGGTGATGAGTCAGACACATCATTTTCCCCCTTAATTGAAGCCATtcataaggaagaaaagagtggTGATGTGGAATATGTGCTAGAACAAGCATTCTTTAGATTTGAGCAAAACGGTTACATTTGTCAGGCCTTAGCAAGATTCTAcattaaagaaaggaaatatgaCTCTGCATTAAACTGGGATGAAACAGCTA AAAGAGCACCACACAATTCATACATATCAGATACACAAGGTCAAATCTTTAAAAGTCAGCTAGAGATGGGGTAGGGCGCAAAGAGTGCAGCTCAGACAGCTGGGAAACTGGAACACTTGCTAGAGCTTGCTAAGAGTGCTTCACAGGCTTTCCAAGAATCTCAGAGGCAAGCAAAAATGCAGT ATGAACAAGATCTGCAGTATCAAAACCTTAAAAGAAAGTTTCAAATATACAAAACTGCTGGTTATCTGGGAGAAATAGAAACTGGTCTTTATGTTATTGATGTCCTTTGGCACGTTcctattttcagcaaaaaagaCTTAACAGtgtag